In Ruminococcaceae bacterium BL-4, one DNA window encodes the following:
- a CDS encoding conserved protein of unknown function (Evidence 4 : Unknown function but conserved in other organisms) yields MNRNNQNHPNQNSSVKNNINGQQKVQQMMQKLSKEDAQKVQSILHNKVALEQLLSTPQAKELMKKFGGK; encoded by the coding sequence ATGAATCGAAATAACCAGAACCACCCCAATCAAAATAGTTCTGTCAAAAATAATATTAACGGTCAACAAAAAGTACAGCAGATGATGCAGAAGCTCTCTAAAGAAGACGCACAAAAAGTGCAAAGCATTCTGCATAATAAAGTTGCTTTGGAACAATTGCTCTCTACGCCGCAGGCGAAGGAACTCATGAAAAAATTCGGAGGCAAATAA
- the proB gene encoding Glutamate 5-kinase, giving the protein MSKITQAKRIVLKVGTSTLTYENGSLNLGRFERLCKVLSGLCNGGREIILVTSGAMGVGVGKMGLSKKPEETERRQAVAAVGQCELMFMYDKFFGEYNHIVGQVLLTRDVVEYPHSKKNTENTFEALLQMGVIPIVNENDSVAVDELVGKKFGDNDTLSATVAVLTKADLLIILTDIDGLYDANPQTNPNAKKISVVKGVTPQVEALAGGAGSNLGTGGMATKIAAAKISTEKKIPCVVMSGGDPEDLYHLLDGEPLGTVFYEEGAAE; this is encoded by the coding sequence ATGTCGAAGATTACGCAGGCAAAACGGATTGTTCTGAAAGTCGGCACCAGTACGCTGACTTACGAAAATGGCAGCCTGAACCTCGGGCGCTTTGAAAGGCTCTGTAAGGTGCTGAGCGGACTTTGCAACGGGGGACGGGAGATTATTTTGGTCACCAGTGGAGCGATGGGAGTCGGAGTCGGCAAAATGGGACTTTCCAAAAAGCCGGAAGAGACGGAAAGACGTCAGGCAGTAGCAGCTGTTGGGCAGTGTGAGCTGATGTTTATGTACGATAAATTTTTTGGGGAATACAATCATATTGTGGGACAGGTCCTTTTAACCCGTGATGTGGTGGAGTATCCGCACAGTAAAAAAAATACGGAAAATACATTTGAGGCGCTGCTCCAGATGGGTGTGATTCCGATTGTAAATGAAAATGATTCAGTTGCGGTAGACGAATTGGTCGGTAAAAAATTTGGGGATAACGATACGCTTTCTGCTACGGTCGCGGTGCTTACAAAAGCGGATCTTCTGATTATCTTAACCGATATAGACGGCCTTTATGACGCTAATCCTCAAACAAATCCGAATGCGAAAAAGATTTCGGTGGTAAAGGGAGTTACACCGCAGGTAGAGGCTCTGGCAGGCGGTGCAGGCAGCAATCTTGGTACAGGAGGCATGGCCACCAAAATTGCCGCAGCAAAAATTTCTACTGAGAAAAAGATTCCCTGCGTGGTAATGTCCGGCGGAGATCCAGAAGATCTTTACCATCTCCTGGACGGAGAACCTTTGGGAACTGTCTTTTATGAGGAGGGAGCAGCAGAATGA
- the spoVAEB gene encoding Stage V sporulation protein AEB: MDILRAFLVGGLICVVGQLLIDFTKLTPARILVSFVVAGVVLGGLGIYEPLVNWAGAGATVPLTGFGYLMAKGTLQAVRLYGPLGIITGGLTAGAAGIAGAVICGFLAALFARPGDKS, translated from the coding sequence ATGGATATTTTACGTGCTTTTTTAGTAGGCGGTTTGATCTGTGTTGTTGGACAACTTCTCATTGATTTTACCAAACTGACACCAGCGAGAATTTTGGTCAGTTTTGTTGTGGCGGGCGTTGTGCTGGGCGGATTGGGAATTTATGAGCCACTTGTTAATTGGGCGGGCGCCGGAGCGACAGTGCCACTCACCGGGTTTGGATATTTGATGGCAAAAGGAACGCTTCAGGCCGTGCGGCTTTATGGCCCGCTTGGAATTATTACCGGGGGATTGACGGCTGGTGCTGCAGGAATTGCGGGCGCAGTTATATGCGGATTTTTGGCAGCGCTCTTTGCGCGGCCTGGGGATAAAAGCTGA
- a CDS encoding conserved protein of unknown function (Evidence 4 : Unknown function but conserved in other organisms): MDDISQKLSAMLKDPNIMAQVQSVLNSMGGGNSAPQQSSQSNPVSAAPSVPSGPAPSSGTSGPPASGPSFGNLAGILGGLDMNTLGLIAKLAPMMQSFQTEDNSTRLLHALRPMLSEGRQKKLDEAVRLLQMMRMLPVLKNSGILGSLGGML, encoded by the coding sequence ATGGATGATATCTCGCAAAAACTCTCTGCCATGCTGAAAGACCCTAATATAATGGCACAGGTACAGAGTGTTCTTAATTCCATGGGAGGAGGAAACTCAGCTCCGCAGCAGTCCTCACAGTCAAATCCAGTTTCTGCTGCGCCTTCTGTTCCTTCAGGTCCTGCCCCTTCATCCGGCACTAGTGGACCTCCGGCGAGTGGACCTTCCTTCGGAAATCTTGCGGGAATCTTAGGCGGACTCGATATGAACACGCTGGGACTCATTGCAAAGCTTGCACCAATGATGCAAAGTTTTCAGACTGAAGACAACAGCACTCGTCTATTGCATGCGCTGCGTCCCATGCTCTCAGAAGGGCGCCAAAAGAAGCTGGATGAAGCCGTTCGCCTTCTGCAAATGATGCGCATGCTCCCGGTGCTGAAGAATTCCGGCATCCTAGGCAGTCTAGGTGGAATGCTGTAA
- the pgcA gene encoding Phosphoglucomutase, with product MKEYDRWLSRNLEDPDLTEELKKIKNQPEEINDRFYRNLEFGTAGLRGVLGAGTNRMNIYTVRKATQGLANYLMKHHGKSAAIAYDSRIKSTLFAKETASVLAANGIKAYIYPWLSPTPTLSFAVRYLHCDAGVCVTASHNPAKYNGYKVYGSDGCQITAQMADDVMNEIEALDLFEDPKTMNFEDGLKEGRISYMGDDVIESFLQKVEAERILSDDCDNLKVVYTPLNGTGLVCVKEILRRIGVKNVTVVPEQEKPDGNFPTCPFPNPEIREALATGLALCEKVQPDLLVATDPDCDRCGIAVNQHGEFHLMSGNEVGVLLLDFIARVKKERGILPKNPVAVTTIVSTDMVDPVAKKYGIELHRVLTGFKNIGDQIASLEEKGEEDRYLLGFEESYGYLSGGYVRDKDAVNASMLICEMASWYKKNNMTLLDAMEALYREHGFYRNDLLNFAFEGEDGMKQMKKIMDHLREKPPKSLGGFPVSCWSDYEMRIRHDKDGEAPIDLPKSNVLEFRMEGDCKIIVRPSGTEPKIKVYLSAKGKDLQEGIKLIEILKKAGTDLIQPK from the coding sequence ATGAAGGAATATGACAGATGGCTCAGCCGGAATCTGGAAGATCCCGATCTGACAGAAGAACTAAAAAAAATTAAAAATCAGCCGGAAGAAATCAACGACCGGTTTTACCGGAATTTGGAATTTGGTACCGCTGGACTGCGGGGTGTTTTAGGTGCAGGGACGAATCGTATGAACATTTATACGGTTCGTAAGGCGACACAGGGCCTCGCAAATTATCTTATGAAACATCATGGGAAATCGGCCGCAATTGCTTATGACAGCCGCATCAAGAGTACGCTTTTTGCGAAAGAAACTGCGTCGGTGTTGGCGGCAAATGGAATTAAGGCTTATATTTATCCGTGGCTTTCCCCTACCCCAACTCTTTCCTTTGCAGTGCGCTATCTTCACTGTGACGCAGGCGTCTGCGTGACCGCAAGCCACAACCCTGCCAAATATAACGGCTATAAAGTATACGGCTCTGATGGATGCCAGATTACAGCACAGATGGCGGACGATGTGATGAACGAGATTGAAGCGCTCGACCTTTTTGAAGACCCAAAGACCATGAACTTTGAGGATGGATTAAAAGAAGGACGCATCAGCTATATGGGCGATGATGTGATTGAATCATTTCTGCAAAAGGTGGAAGCGGAACGAATCCTTTCGGATGACTGTGATAATCTGAAGGTCGTTTACACACCGCTTAACGGAACTGGACTTGTCTGCGTAAAAGAGATTCTGCGCCGTATCGGGGTCAAGAATGTCACGGTCGTTCCGGAGCAGGAAAAACCAGACGGCAACTTCCCTACCTGCCCGTTCCCGAATCCGGAGATCCGCGAGGCACTTGCAACTGGACTAGCACTTTGCGAAAAAGTGCAGCCGGATCTGCTCGTTGCTACAGACCCGGATTGTGACCGCTGCGGAATTGCGGTCAATCAGCATGGGGAGTTTCATCTGATGAGCGGAAATGAAGTCGGTGTCTTGCTGCTTGATTTTATTGCCCGTGTGAAAAAAGAACGCGGAATTCTGCCCAAAAATCCGGTGGCGGTCACTACGATCGTCAGCACAGATATGGTGGATCCCGTTGCGAAAAAATATGGCATTGAGCTGCATCGCGTGCTTACCGGCTTTAAAAACATTGGGGATCAGATTGCCTCTTTGGAAGAAAAAGGCGAAGAAGATCGATATCTTCTTGGGTTTGAAGAAAGTTATGGATATCTTTCCGGCGGATATGTGCGTGATAAAGATGCCGTTAATGCGAGCATGTTGATCTGCGAAATGGCAAGTTGGTATAAGAAAAATAATATGACGCTTTTAGATGCGATGGAAGCACTCTATCGCGAGCATGGATTTTATCGGAACGATTTGCTGAATTTTGCTTTTGAAGGCGAAGACGGCATGAAGCAAATGAAAAAGATCATGGATCATCTGCGGGAAAAGCCGCCAAAATCGCTGGGAGGATTTCCCGTATCTTGCTGGAGCGATTATGAAATGCGTATTCGCCATGATAAAGACGGTGAAGCCCCAATCGACTTGCCAAAATCAAATGTGTTAGAGTTCCGTATGGAAGGAGACTGCAAGATTATCGTGCGTCCTTCCGGGACAGAACCGAAGATCAAAGTTTATCTTTCTGCAAAAGGGAAAGACTTGCAGGAGGGCATCAAGCTGATCGAAATTTTGAAAAAAGCGGGAACAGATTTGATTCAGCCAAAATAA
- a CDS encoding protein of unknown function (Evidence 5 : Unknown function): MDKDIVKVCRVWYNKKCLLIVGPVYRWAGLVSFREVFLCES, translated from the coding sequence TTGGATAAAGATATTGTAAAAGTTTGTCGTGTTTGGTATAATAAAAAATGTTTATTAATTGTCGGCCCCGTTTATAGATGGGCCGGACTCGTTTCTTTTAGGGAGGTTTTCCTTTGCGAATCCTGA
- a CDS encoding FMN adenylyltransferase,Riboflavin kinase, producing MKVYESLKESPVATAVALGSFDGIHLGHQKVIAQTMDLSGLSPTVLTFAENPLCDLGGHAGGELITRQQKIGILESLGVEQLYILEFRDIMHFSPEEFVDEILQKVCHAKKVCCGFNYTFGAGGRGTEKTLEILCEKRGIETAVVPAVLEGGEPISSTRIRSLVSKGNMGEAARLLGRPYGYFGTVCHGRRLGHSLGTPTLNQRVPQSFVLPRFGVYVSRVLFDGKHYCGVTNVGIKPTVGSKEVLAETWMPLYEGPDLYGKEIRTELLHFQRPEQKFPSIEALKEQIRKDGKAALEFYARNRKFS from the coding sequence ATGAAGGTATATGAATCACTGAAAGAATCCCCTGTGGCTACTGCGGTGGCATTGGGCTCATTCGATGGGATTCATCTGGGGCACCAGAAAGTAATCGCTCAGACAATGGATTTGTCTGGACTTTCGCCCACTGTGCTGACCTTTGCGGAAAATCCTCTTTGTGATCTTGGTGGACATGCCGGTGGAGAATTAATTACCAGACAGCAGAAAATTGGGATTTTGGAGTCTCTTGGCGTAGAACAGCTTTACATTTTAGAATTCCGGGATATTATGCACTTTTCCCCGGAAGAGTTTGTGGATGAAATTCTGCAAAAAGTCTGCCATGCAAAAAAAGTGTGCTGTGGTTTTAATTATACATTTGGTGCTGGAGGGCGTGGCACTGAAAAGACTCTGGAGATCCTCTGCGAAAAGCGCGGAATCGAAACTGCGGTGGTGCCGGCCGTGCTAGAGGGCGGCGAACCGATTAGCAGCACGAGAATCCGCAGCCTTGTGTCAAAGGGCAATATGGGAGAGGCCGCGAGACTTTTGGGACGTCCCTATGGGTATTTCGGCACCGTCTGTCACGGAAGGCGTCTAGGGCATTCTTTGGGAACGCCCACCCTGAATCAAAGGGTGCCACAAAGCTTTGTTCTGCCTCGGTTTGGAGTTTATGTATCACGTGTCTTGTTTGACGGAAAACATTACTGCGGTGTCACGAATGTAGGGATTAAGCCAACTGTTGGCTCAAAAGAGGTACTGGCGGAAACATGGATGCCGCTTTATGAGGGCCCCGATCTTTATGGAAAAGAGATTCGAACCGAACTATTGCATTTTCAGCGTCCGGAACAAAAATTTCCAAGTATTGAAGCTTTGAAGGAACAGATTCGGAAAGATGGAAAAGCGGCGCTGGAGTTTTATGCCCGAAATCGGAAATTTTCTTGA
- the pnpA gene encoding polynucleotide phosphorylase (PNPase) (Evidence 2a : Function from experimental evidences in other organisms; PubMedId : 8636041, 8825779, 9179491, 10572137, 15805522, 19215769, 19433509, 20659169, 21859751, 22568516, 25099370, 27708634; Product type e : enzyme): MFENYKVFETEFAGRPLRVETGKMAQLANGACMVRYGDTAVLCTATASAKPREGMDFFPLSVDFEEKLYSVGRIPGSFLRRENKPPEKAILASRLIDRSIRPLFPKDMRNDVTVVCTVMSVDQDCSPEITALVGASIALSISDIPWKGPISAVSVGLIDGQYILNPTSKQREQSRMAVTVSSTAERIPMIEAGAKIVSDEEMYEGIAFGHEENKKIVTFIESIQNEIGKAKFTYEAVHASDEMQKDVMDYAGEAIKAALDTNDKNVRDARLEPIYDDVFEHFAEKYPDSEKQLDECLYKTQKYIVRRWLLDEQKRVDGRGMDEIRPLNAEIDLLPRVHGSGMFTRGQTQVLTALTLGSASDAQLLDDIGEEKEKRYMHQYNFPSYSTGETKPSRGPGRREIGHGALAEKALLPVIPSQDEFPYTYRLVSEVLSSNGSTSQASICASTLALMAAGVPIKAPVAGISCGLITEGERWMTMVDIQGLEDFFGDMDFKVAGTKEGITAIQMDLKINGLTLAMVKEALYKTHKARNYIIDEVILKAISAPRKELSPYAPKMMSTQIPVDKIREVIGTGGKVIHQICDECDVKMDVQEDGHIFVTGLSYDNLKRAMTIIDTIVHDPEPGAIYNGKVTRLMDFGAFVEIAPGKEGLVHISQLDVKHTDKVTDVVKVGDIVMVKVLGTDDRGRLNLSRREALIEVEGLVPENNLSEEQQNRRPPRRDDHRPGRPGGRPFHREHE; this comes from the coding sequence ATGTTTGAAAATTATAAAGTTTTTGAAACTGAATTTGCCGGTCGGCCGCTACGGGTAGAAACCGGAAAGATGGCTCAGCTTGCTAACGGTGCTTGCATGGTTCGCTACGGAGATACTGCGGTCCTTTGTACGGCAACCGCTAGCGCGAAACCTCGGGAAGGAATGGACTTTTTTCCACTGTCCGTGGATTTTGAAGAAAAACTTTATTCGGTCGGTCGAATTCCGGGCTCATTTCTGCGCCGGGAAAATAAACCCCCGGAGAAGGCAATTCTTGCAAGCCGTTTGATTGACCGCTCCATTCGTCCGCTTTTCCCGAAGGATATGCGCAATGATGTAACCGTTGTCTGCACTGTGATGAGCGTGGACCAGGATTGCTCACCGGAAATTACGGCACTGGTGGGGGCTTCAATTGCACTTTCTATTTCCGATATCCCGTGGAAAGGGCCAATCTCTGCCGTATCGGTTGGATTAATCGATGGACAATATATTTTAAATCCGACCAGCAAACAGCGCGAACAAAGCCGTATGGCGGTGACCGTTTCTTCTACCGCTGAGAGAATCCCTATGATTGAGGCAGGCGCTAAGATCGTTTCTGATGAAGAAATGTACGAAGGGATTGCTTTTGGGCACGAAGAGAATAAAAAGATTGTCACTTTTATTGAGTCAATTCAGAACGAAATTGGAAAAGCAAAATTTACATATGAGGCAGTTCATGCAAGCGATGAAATGCAAAAGGATGTCATGGATTATGCCGGTGAAGCGATAAAGGCTGCGCTGGATACCAATGATAAAAATGTGCGCGACGCCCGTTTGGAACCAATTTATGACGATGTTTTTGAACATTTTGCAGAGAAGTATCCGGACAGCGAAAAGCAGCTTGATGAATGCCTCTATAAAACGCAAAAATATATCGTGCGGCGCTGGCTTTTGGATGAGCAGAAGCGTGTGGATGGACGAGGCATGGACGAAATACGTCCACTTAATGCCGAGATTGACCTTCTGCCACGCGTTCATGGCAGCGGTATGTTTACCCGCGGACAGACGCAAGTGCTGACAGCCCTGACGCTGGGCTCTGCGAGTGACGCGCAGCTTCTGGACGATATTGGGGAAGAAAAAGAAAAGCGCTATATGCACCAATATAATTTCCCAAGCTACAGTACCGGTGAAACAAAACCAAGTCGGGGCCCTGGGCGTCGGGAAATCGGACATGGCGCGTTGGCGGAAAAAGCTCTTTTGCCTGTGATTCCTTCGCAGGATGAATTTCCGTATACTTATCGTTTGGTGAGCGAGGTGCTTTCGAGTAATGGTTCTACCAGTCAGGCATCTATCTGTGCGAGCACATTGGCATTGATGGCGGCAGGTGTTCCCATTAAGGCGCCGGTAGCCGGAATCTCCTGCGGTCTTATTACGGAAGGCGAGCGCTGGATGACAATGGTGGATATTCAAGGGTTGGAAGACTTTTTCGGCGATATGGATTTTAAAGTAGCTGGAACAAAAGAAGGAATTACCGCAATCCAGATGGATCTTAAAATTAATGGTCTTACCCTTGCAATGGTAAAAGAGGCACTTTATAAGACCCATAAAGCGCGCAATTACATTATTGATGAAGTGATTTTGAAGGCGATTTCCGCGCCTAGAAAAGAACTTTCTCCTTATGCACCTAAGATGATGAGTACTCAAATTCCGGTGGATAAGATTCGCGAGGTAATTGGTACCGGCGGAAAAGTAATTCACCAAATCTGCGATGAATGTGATGTAAAGATGGATGTACAGGAAGATGGTCATATTTTTGTGACCGGTCTTAGCTATGATAATCTCAAGCGAGCGATGACGATTATTGACACGATCGTGCATGATCCGGAACCCGGTGCAATCTATAACGGCAAGGTGACCAGATTAATGGATTTTGGCGCTTTTGTAGAAATTGCTCCAGGAAAAGAGGGGCTTGTGCATATTTCACAGCTTGATGTAAAACATACAGATAAAGTCACGGATGTCGTAAAGGTTGGCGACATTGTGATGGTGAAAGTGCTCGGCACTGATGACCGCGGCAGACTGAATTTATCGCGCAGAGAGGCACTGATTGAAGTCGAAGGGCTTGTGCCGGAGAATAATCTTTCAGAAGAACAGCAGAATCGGCGCCCACCCCGCCGTGATGACCACCGCCCTGGGCGTCCCGGAGGCCGCCCATTTCACCGTGAACACGAATAA
- the proA gene encoding gamma-glutamyl phosphate reductase (Evidence 2a : Function from experimental evidences in other organisms; PubMedId : 16958849, 8083159, 21784929, 22720735; Product type e : enzyme), with translation MSKTLLEMGKAAKEAARILANAGPKKDQALLKIADTLENNQKKLLEENQKDLKAAKESGMTEALLDRLTLTPQRVHEMAEGVRKVAAQKDPIGSVVEGEVRPNGLEIRRVRVPLGVIGIIFEARPNVTSDAAALCLKAGNAVILRGGREAIHSNLCVADLMREAVKKADLPQESIQMVEDTSHESANQMMNLTGYLDVLIPRGGRGLIQMVVKNARVPVIETGAGNCHVYVDDSADLDMAANIIYNAKTSRPSVCNAIETILVHEKVAEEALPKIKALLDQKHVELRGCPKTREILGDRVIPATEEDWDTEYDDYILAVKVVKNMEEALSHIARYSTGHSECIVTKSYEHAREFTQRVDSAAVYVNASTRFTDGGEFGLGAEIGISTQKLHARGPMGVEQLTSTKFLIFGNGQVR, from the coding sequence ATGAGCAAAACGCTTCTTGAAATGGGAAAAGCTGCAAAGGAAGCAGCAAGAATTCTTGCCAATGCAGGTCCAAAAAAAGATCAGGCGCTTTTAAAGATTGCGGATACTTTGGAAAACAATCAGAAAAAGCTTTTAGAAGAGAATCAGAAAGATTTAAAAGCTGCAAAGGAAAGCGGTATGACCGAGGCGCTTCTTGATCGGCTTACTTTAACGCCTCAACGAGTTCACGAAATGGCAGAGGGCGTACGAAAAGTAGCGGCTCAAAAAGACCCGATCGGCTCGGTCGTAGAAGGCGAAGTCCGCCCAAACGGGCTTGAGATTCGGCGGGTAAGAGTACCTTTGGGAGTGATTGGAATTATCTTTGAGGCACGTCCCAATGTGACTTCTGATGCGGCAGCACTTTGTTTAAAGGCCGGAAATGCCGTAATTCTGCGCGGAGGGCGTGAGGCAATCCACAGCAATTTATGTGTAGCCGATTTGATGAGAGAAGCGGTAAAAAAAGCAGATCTGCCCCAGGAAAGCATCCAAATGGTAGAGGATACCTCACACGAGAGTGCAAATCAGATGATGAATCTTACCGGCTATTTGGATGTTTTGATTCCCCGCGGGGGCAGAGGGCTGATTCAAATGGTGGTGAAAAATGCGCGAGTTCCGGTGATTGAAACTGGTGCTGGGAATTGCCATGTTTATGTAGACGATTCCGCTGATCTCGATATGGCGGCCAATATTATTTATAATGCAAAGACCAGCCGTCCCAGCGTCTGCAATGCGATTGAAACGATTCTTGTTCATGAAAAAGTCGCAGAGGAAGCGCTGCCGAAAATCAAGGCGCTCCTCGATCAAAAGCATGTGGAGCTGCGCGGCTGCCCAAAAACGAGAGAAATCCTCGGCGACAGGGTCATTCCCGCAACGGAAGAGGACTGGGATACCGAATATGATGATTATATTTTGGCAGTGAAAGTTGTAAAAAATATGGAAGAAGCACTTTCTCATATTGCGCGCTATAGCACTGGTCACAGCGAATGTATCGTGACAAAAAGTTATGAGCATGCCCGAGAGTTTACACAGCGGGTTGATAGTGCTGCCGTTTATGTAAATGCTTCTACCCGTTTTACCGATGGCGGAGAGTTTGGCTTAGGTGCCGAAATTGGGATCAGTACACAAAAACTCCACGCCCGAGGACCCATGGGCGTGGAGCAGTTGACAAGTACGAAGTTTTTGATTTTTGGGAATGGGCAGGTTCGTTAA
- a CDS encoding conserved protein of unknown function (Evidence 4 : Unknown function but conserved in other organisms) — protein sequence METDNFQKLQQEAIRRAQEMQRQASRIQNAHFSAPNSIPVASIHNNNNNNNNNNNAGQSYPQQRAEGPTGNVPQQKRSASNVSEHPSASEGPPNLDTSSEPQESAFSAILKDGERNLLLSILLLLMEEKSDPSLLLAFLYMLL from the coding sequence TTGGAAACGGATAACTTTCAAAAACTTCAGCAGGAAGCAATCCGGCGTGCACAGGAAATGCAGCGGCAAGCAAGCCGCATCCAAAATGCCCATTTTTCGGCGCCCAATTCTATTCCTGTCGCTTCCATTCATAATAACAATAATAACAACAATAACAATAATAATGCCGGGCAGTCTTATCCGCAGCAAAGGGCAGAAGGACCCACAGGAAATGTTCCGCAGCAAAAAAGGTCTGCCTCTAACGTTTCTGAGCATCCCTCTGCGTCTGAAGGCCCTCCAAACTTAGATACGTCTTCTGAGCCGCAGGAAAGCGCCTTTTCGGCTATTTTAAAGGATGGAGAACGGAATCTTCTTTTATCTATTCTTCTTCTTCTGATGGAAGAAAAAAGTGATCCGAGTCTTCTTTTGGCATTTCTTTATATGCTGTTATAA
- a CDS encoding Phosphoesterase — translation MRILVVSDTHRDSWSLQEAILRQPKAEVVIHLGDGADEAEMIKHKFPEKQFYMVRGNCDWSCNLPMEQIVTLEGKRIFFTHGYAQNVKYGLYQLKSEAKEQGADVALFGHTHESMTDYEDGLYLMNPGSLHGMDATYGILDLTPAGIVTNIIRL, via the coding sequence ATGAGAATTCTTGTCGTTTCTGATACACACCGCGACAGTTGGTCTTTGCAGGAGGCAATTTTGAGGCAGCCAAAGGCCGAAGTGGTGATTCATTTGGGAGACGGCGCAGACGAAGCAGAAATGATAAAGCATAAATTTCCTGAAAAACAATTTTATATGGTGCGTGGAAACTGTGATTGGAGCTGCAATCTTCCGATGGAGCAGATCGTAACACTTGAAGGGAAACGTATCTTTTTTACTCACGGTTATGCGCAGAATGTAAAGTATGGATTATACCAATTGAAGAGCGAAGCGAAAGAACAGGGTGCAGATGTGGCCCTGTTTGGACATACACACGAAAGTATGACCGATTATGAGGACGGGCTTTATTTGATGAATCCCGGTTCTTTACATGGAATGGATGCGACTTATGGGATTCTTGACTTGACTCCCGCAGGAATCGTAACCAATATTATTCGGCTGTAA
- the yuzA gene encoding Uncharacterized membrane protein YuzA, whose protein sequence is METFALCLVIIGGINWGSVGIFGVDLVALLFGGAGTWPARTVYILIALCAVYCISLLFHTHTESDEYHHAHQA, encoded by the coding sequence ATGGAAACATTTGCGCTTTGTCTGGTAATTATCGGCGGTATCAACTGGGGCAGTGTTGGAATTTTTGGAGTAGACCTAGTTGCATTGCTTTTTGGCGGTGCAGGAACATGGCCCGCCAGAACCGTTTATATTCTGATTGCGCTGTGTGCAGTTTACTGTATCTCTCTCTTATTTCATACCCACACTGAAAGTGATGAGTATCATCATGCGCATCAAGCCTAA
- the rpsO gene encoding ribosomal protein S15 (BS18) (Evidence 2a : Function from experimental evidences in other organisms; PubMedId : 12682299, 15627386, 8825778, 20418391, 22720735, 23611891; Product type s : structure), whose amino-acid sequence MLKAEKQEIIKEYAVHEGDTGSPEVQIAVLTKRINDLTEHLRTHNKDHHSRRGLLKMVGRRRNLLNYLQKNDIERYRTIIAKLGIRK is encoded by the coding sequence ATGCTGAAAGCAGAAAAACAAGAAATCATCAAAGAATATGCCGTTCATGAGGGTGACACAGGTTCCCCGGAAGTTCAGATCGCTGTTTTGACAAAGCGCATTAACGATCTTACCGAGCATCTGCGTACTCATAACAAGGATCATCATAGCCGCCGCGGCTTGCTGAAGATGGTCGGTCGTCGTCGTAATCTGCTCAATTATCTGCAGAAAAATGACATCGAGCGCTATCGTACCATCATCGCAAAACTTGGAATTCGTAAATAA